A single window of Archangium gephyra DNA harbors:
- the mnmG gene encoding tRNA uridine-5-carboxymethylaminomethyl(34) synthesis enzyme MnmG, with product MKPRYDVIVVGLGHAGCEAALACARMGLSTLGLTLKRERAAVMSCNPAVGGTAKGHLVRELDALGGEMGRAADLAGTHFKTLNASKGPAVQATRVLCDREAYARTMQSVLWAQPNLTVHEAEVSSVVAEGGRVAGVVLGDGTQVAASAVLLTTGTFLQALMHVGEKKEVGGRLGDEAAKGLSDSLRSLGFSLGRFKTGTPARLLRDSIDWAAIEPQPGDFPPRPLSLRTRWGLGEGPFPHQPAVTCALTYTTAETHRILRDNLHRSPLFQGEIVGRGPRYCPSLEDKVVRFSARERHLVFLEPEGPDSPLVYPAGLSTSMPAEVQLDFLRTLPGLGKVEVARFGYAVEYDYAPPTQLKETLETKAVEGLYFAGQLNGTSGYEEAAFQGLFAGIQAGLKVKGEPVLVLGRDEAHGAVLVDELVTKGVDEPFRMFTSRSEHRLKLREGNAELRLARHGARVGLVSREVLERVEEKRRAVTEEVARLKRTGLAARLKRPEVTYAALAAEQAEGWPQLSEEVVEEVEVEVKYEGYIVMAERAAAREAEAWDGWRIPGDFAYAGVRGLSAEAVEKLEKVRPATVGQARRIPGLTPAAFSLVLVALKRGGVGGDSGPGGSGR from the coding sequence ATGAAGCCTCGGTATGACGTCATCGTGGTGGGCCTGGGCCATGCGGGCTGCGAGGCCGCCCTGGCCTGCGCGCGCATGGGCCTGTCCACCCTGGGCCTCACCCTCAAGCGCGAGCGCGCCGCCGTGATGAGCTGCAACCCCGCCGTGGGTGGCACCGCCAAGGGCCACCTGGTGCGCGAGCTGGACGCGCTCGGCGGCGAGATGGGCCGTGCGGCGGACCTCGCGGGCACGCACTTCAAGACGCTCAACGCCTCGAAGGGCCCGGCCGTGCAGGCCACCCGCGTGCTGTGCGACCGCGAGGCCTACGCGCGCACCATGCAGTCCGTGCTGTGGGCCCAGCCGAACCTCACCGTGCACGAGGCCGAAGTGTCTTCCGTGGTGGCCGAGGGCGGCCGCGTGGCGGGCGTGGTGCTCGGAGACGGCACGCAGGTGGCGGCGAGCGCGGTGCTGCTCACCACCGGCACCTTCCTCCAGGCCCTCATGCACGTGGGCGAGAAGAAGGAGGTGGGCGGGCGGCTCGGCGACGAGGCGGCGAAGGGACTGTCGGACTCGCTGCGCTCGCTGGGCTTCTCGTTGGGGCGCTTCAAGACGGGCACGCCCGCGCGCCTGCTGCGCGACAGCATCGACTGGGCCGCCATCGAGCCGCAGCCCGGGGACTTCCCGCCGCGCCCGCTGTCCCTGCGCACGCGGTGGGGACTCGGGGAGGGCCCGTTCCCCCACCAGCCCGCGGTGACGTGCGCGCTCACGTACACCACGGCGGAGACGCACCGGATCCTCCGCGACAACCTCCACCGCTCGCCGCTGTTCCAGGGGGAGATTGTCGGCCGGGGCCCGCGCTACTGCCCGTCGCTGGAGGACAAGGTGGTGCGCTTCTCGGCGCGCGAGCGGCACCTGGTGTTCCTCGAGCCCGAGGGCCCGGACTCCCCGCTGGTGTACCCGGCGGGCCTGTCCACGAGCATGCCGGCGGAGGTGCAGCTCGACTTCCTGCGCACGCTGCCGGGGCTCGGGAAGGTGGAGGTGGCGCGTTTCGGCTACGCGGTGGAGTACGACTACGCGCCGCCGACGCAACTGAAGGAGACGCTGGAGACGAAGGCGGTGGAGGGCCTGTACTTCGCGGGGCAGCTCAACGGGACGAGCGGCTACGAGGAGGCGGCCTTCCAGGGCCTGTTCGCGGGAATCCAAGCGGGGCTGAAGGTGAAGGGCGAGCCCGTGCTGGTGCTCGGCCGGGACGAGGCGCACGGGGCGGTGCTGGTGGACGAGCTGGTGACGAAGGGGGTGGACGAGCCCTTCCGCATGTTCACGAGCCGCTCGGAGCACCGGCTGAAGCTGCGCGAGGGGAACGCGGAGCTGCGGCTGGCGAGGCACGGGGCGCGGGTGGGGCTGGTGTCGCGCGAGGTGCTGGAGCGGGTGGAGGAGAAGCGGCGCGCGGTGACGGAGGAGGTGGCGCGGCTGAAGCGGACGGGGCTGGCGGCGAGGCTGAAGCGGCCGGAGGTGACGTACGCGGCGCTGGCGGCGGAGCAGGCGGAGGGGTGGCCCCAGCTGAGCGAGGAGGTGGTGGAGGAGGTGGAGGTGGAGGTGAAGTACGAGGGCTACATCGTGATGGCGGAGCGGGCGGCGGCGAGGGAGGCGGAGGCGTGGGACGGGTGGAGGATTCCGGGGGACTTCGCGTACGCGGGGGTGAGGGGCCTGTCGGCGGAGGCGGTGGAGAAGCTGGAGAAGGTGAGGCCGGCGACGGTGGGGCAGGCGAGGCGGATCCCGGGGCTGACGCCGGCGGCGTTCTCGCTGGTGCTGGTGGCGCTCAAGCGGGGCGGGGTGGGGGGCGATTCGGGGCCGGGTGGGAGCGGGCGCTGA
- a CDS encoding HAMP domain-containing histidine kinase: MDSPAPSPPGATPERDGRRTPGNPLGRQLLVAIVLFSLAASLVSTAVQLAADYRGEVHALEERLEQLRTSYAQSVAQSLWSLDEAPLRIQLEGMTTLPDIVRAEVDSTLGTHYEAGAAPRTERGVVRSIPLYHGETLLGTLRVSATLEDIHARLRARVLVILATHAAQTFLIALFVLFVVQRRVTQHLATMAAYTRGLNPAHLDAPLVLRREAPGPSGRDELDEVCSAINEMRESLRQELGERQRSEAANALLAEAGEVLLSSLEAEQVLPRVASLCVGALADWCVIDLVEDGEVRRVGGAHGDAAKRPLLDELRRRYPPGPGSAAPSARVMRQGEPVLEPQLSEDRLRALCADEEHLRLVQALGSQSLLVVPLVARGHVVGSISLVSATPERYGPAELALARELARRAAIAIDNARLYLHAERAIRLREVFLSVAAHELRTPLLPLQLRLQSLLRRGRSGAPLEPARVLEEVAAAERQTKQLGLLVDQLLDVSLLSAGHALELRRRRVDLGELVAGVLEELRPQVEASGSEVRRELGGPAVGWWDARRVEQVVTGLVRNALKFGEGRPIDVRVTPRDGAVVLVVKDNGIGMPEGERVRLFERFGRGVPVRHYGGLGLGLYLTRRLVEAHGGSISVESRPGEGSTFTVALPVGEAPGAAEGPGAVG, from the coding sequence ATGGATTCACCCGCCCCCTCCCCCCCGGGAGCCACCCCTGAGCGTGACGGGAGGCGGACTCCCGGCAACCCGCTCGGCCGCCAGCTGCTCGTGGCCATCGTGCTCTTCAGCCTCGCCGCCAGTCTGGTGAGCACCGCCGTGCAGCTCGCCGCCGACTACCGTGGCGAGGTCCACGCCCTGGAGGAGCGGCTGGAGCAGCTGCGCACCAGCTACGCGCAGAGCGTGGCCCAGAGTCTCTGGTCCCTCGACGAGGCGCCGCTGCGCATCCAGCTGGAGGGGATGACGACGCTGCCGGACATCGTCCGCGCCGAGGTGGACAGCACGCTGGGCACCCACTACGAGGCCGGCGCCGCGCCCCGGACGGAGCGGGGAGTGGTGCGCTCCATCCCGCTGTACCACGGGGAAACCTTGCTGGGCACGCTGCGGGTGAGCGCCACCCTGGAGGACATCCACGCGCGGCTGCGGGCGCGGGTGCTCGTCATCCTCGCCACGCACGCGGCGCAGACGTTCCTCATCGCCCTCTTCGTCCTCTTCGTCGTCCAGCGCCGGGTGACGCAGCACCTGGCCACCATGGCGGCCTACACGCGCGGGTTGAATCCCGCCCACCTGGACGCGCCGCTGGTGCTGCGGCGCGAGGCTCCGGGGCCCTCCGGCCGCGACGAGCTGGACGAGGTGTGCTCGGCCATCAACGAGATGCGCGAGTCGCTGCGCCAGGAGCTGGGCGAGCGCCAGCGCTCCGAGGCCGCCAACGCCTTGCTGGCCGAGGCGGGCGAGGTCCTCCTCTCCTCGCTGGAGGCGGAGCAGGTGCTGCCGCGGGTGGCCTCGCTGTGCGTGGGCGCGCTCGCCGACTGGTGCGTCATCGACCTGGTGGAGGACGGAGAGGTGCGCCGGGTGGGGGGAGCGCATGGGGACGCGGCGAAGCGGCCCCTGCTCGACGAGCTGCGGCGCCGCTACCCGCCGGGCCCCGGCTCGGCGGCCCCGTCCGCCCGGGTGATGCGCCAGGGCGAGCCGGTGCTGGAGCCCCAGCTCTCCGAGGACAGGCTGCGCGCCCTGTGCGCCGACGAGGAGCACTTGCGTCTCGTCCAGGCGCTCGGCAGCCAGAGCCTGCTGGTGGTGCCGCTGGTGGCGCGGGGGCACGTGGTGGGCTCCATCTCGCTCGTCTCGGCCACGCCCGAGCGCTACGGGCCCGCCGAGCTCGCCCTGGCCCGGGAGCTGGCGCGCCGCGCCGCCATCGCCATCGACAACGCGCGGCTGTACCTGCACGCCGAGCGGGCCATCCGCCTGCGCGAGGTGTTCCTCTCCGTGGCCGCGCACGAGCTGCGCACGCCCCTGTTGCCCCTGCAGCTGCGCCTGCAGAGCCTGTTGCGCCGGGGCCGGAGCGGCGCCCCGCTGGAGCCGGCCCGGGTGCTGGAGGAGGTGGCCGCCGCCGAGCGGCAGACGAAGCAGTTGGGCCTGTTGGTGGACCAGTTGCTGGACGTGTCCCTGTTGAGCGCGGGCCACGCGTTGGAGCTGCGCCGCCGGCGGGTGGACCTGGGCGAGCTGGTGGCGGGGGTGCTGGAGGAGCTGCGGCCCCAGGTGGAGGCCAGTGGCTCCGAGGTGCGGCGGGAGCTGGGCGGGCCGGCGGTGGGGTGGTGGGACGCGCGGCGGGTGGAGCAGGTGGTGACGGGGCTGGTGCGCAACGCGCTGAAGTTCGGCGAGGGCCGCCCCATCGACGTGCGGGTGACGCCGCGGGACGGCGCGGTGGTGCTGGTGGTGAAGGACAACGGCATCGGCATGCCGGAGGGCGAGCGGGTGCGCCTCTTCGAGCGCTTCGGCCGTGGGGTGCCGGTGCGGCACTATGGCGGGCTGGGGCTGGGGCTCTACCTCACGCGGCGGCTGGTGGAGGCCCATGGCGGAAGCATCTCCGTGGAGAGCCGGCCGGGCGAGGGCTCCACCTTCACCGTGGCGCTGCCGGTGGGCGAGGCCCCGGGCGCGGCGGAGGGGCCGGGCGCGGTGGGCTGA
- a CDS encoding ABC transporter substrate-binding protein: protein MSGLWRFVVLVLLLSPDAGAQLSPVAFPVERPMRVAFLDALEEGNPWRDNLVGTMRAAARDLGIDFTVHPVGHWPGEILERAREVMTGPGRPDYLLVTMHRGSGTGMLELSRRTGVPVFVINSGLLPGEAARFGGPRGHFPLWLGQMVPDEEHAGRTLARLLLEAATGSDTPRAPVRLVALEGQLEDSSGLRRSAGLRQAVAGWTGAELLQAVSASWDAEVARRKAELLLRRYPRLQVLWAANDTMALGALRAVEAAGLRPGEDVRLGGMDWTPEALQAVRDGRLVTTLGGHFLEGAWALVLLYDHHHGRDFASEGLEWRTSMAPVTRAHVDSLLQVLGEGDCEAIDFRAFSKVANPSLKHYDFSLRALFAQRHLRFPGPLLESYGFTRPLPPGSHP, encoded by the coding sequence ATGTCTGGCCTCTGGCGCTTCGTCGTGCTCGTGCTGCTGCTGTCTCCGGACGCGGGGGCCCAGCTGTCGCCGGTGGCGTTTCCGGTGGAGCGGCCCATGCGGGTGGCCTTCCTCGATGCCCTGGAGGAGGGAAATCCCTGGCGGGACAACCTCGTGGGCACCATGCGGGCCGCCGCGAGGGACCTGGGCATCGACTTCACCGTCCACCCGGTGGGCCACTGGCCCGGGGAGATCCTCGAGCGGGCGCGCGAGGTGATGACGGGGCCCGGCAGGCCCGACTACCTGCTCGTCACGATGCACCGGGGCAGTGGCACCGGCATGCTGGAGCTCTCCCGGCGCACGGGGGTGCCCGTCTTCGTCATCAACTCCGGCCTGCTGCCCGGGGAGGCGGCGCGCTTCGGCGGGCCGCGCGGGCACTTCCCGCTGTGGCTCGGGCAGATGGTGCCGGACGAGGAGCACGCCGGCAGGACGCTGGCCCGGCTCCTGCTGGAGGCCGCCACCGGGAGCGACACTCCCCGCGCGCCCGTGCGGCTCGTCGCCCTCGAGGGACAGCTCGAGGACTCCTCCGGGCTGCGGCGCTCCGCGGGGCTGCGTCAGGCCGTGGCCGGCTGGACGGGCGCCGAGCTCCTCCAGGCCGTCTCCGCCTCGTGGGACGCGGAGGTGGCCCGGCGCAAGGCGGAGCTGCTGTTGCGCCGCTACCCCCGGCTCCAGGTGCTCTGGGCCGCCAACGACACCATGGCGCTGGGGGCCCTGCGCGCGGTGGAGGCCGCGGGCCTGCGTCCCGGCGAGGATGTGCGGCTGGGCGGCATGGACTGGACGCCCGAGGCCCTCCAGGCCGTGCGCGACGGCCGGCTGGTGACGACGCTCGGCGGCCACTTCCTGGAGGGCGCCTGGGCCCTGGTGCTGCTGTATGACCACCACCACGGCCGCGACTTCGCCTCCGAGGGGCTCGAGTGGCGCACCTCCATGGCCCCCGTCACGCGCGCCCACGTGGACAGCCTCCTCCAGGTGCTCGGCGAGGGGGACTGCGAGGCAATCGACTTCCGCGCCTTCTCCAAAGTGGCCAACCCCTCGCTGAAGCACTACGACTTCTCCCTCCGGGCCCTCTTCGCTCAGCGGCACCTCCGCTTCCCGGGTCCTCTCCTGGAGTCGTATGGATTCACCCGCCCCCTCCCCCCCGGGAGCCACCCCTGA
- the ubiE gene encoding bifunctional demethylmenaquinone methyltransferase/2-methoxy-6-polyprenyl-1,4-benzoquinol methylase UbiE: MSTAPQPSSVTPSSESSAPRGGSGAMFDMIAPRYDLLNRLMSFGVDQRWRNKTVDALELQSGARVLDLATGTADLALKVLQRHPDTKVVGVDPSEGMLEVGRRKVAAKGLTRVCELKVGDAQQLPFEDKSFDGLCMAFGIRNVPDRARALREMARVVKPGGRIAILELSEPRKGLLGPLARFQIRTVVPFMGRLLSGAREYRYLQQSIADFPAPEVFAGLMRDSGLEVLRVTPLTFGVCTLYVARPR, translated from the coding sequence ATGAGCACCGCCCCCCAGCCCTCCTCCGTCACGCCGTCCTCCGAGTCCTCCGCGCCTCGAGGCGGCTCGGGCGCCATGTTCGACATGATCGCCCCCCGCTACGACTTGCTCAACCGGCTCATGTCCTTCGGCGTGGACCAGCGCTGGCGCAACAAGACGGTGGATGCGCTGGAGCTCCAGTCCGGCGCCCGGGTGCTCGACCTGGCCACGGGCACCGCGGACCTCGCGCTCAAGGTGCTCCAGCGCCACCCGGACACCAAGGTGGTGGGCGTGGACCCCTCCGAGGGCATGCTCGAGGTGGGCCGGCGCAAGGTGGCCGCCAAGGGCCTCACCCGCGTGTGCGAGCTGAAGGTGGGCGATGCGCAGCAGCTCCCGTTCGAGGACAAGAGCTTCGACGGGTTGTGCATGGCCTTTGGCATCCGCAACGTGCCGGACCGTGCCCGCGCCCTGCGCGAGATGGCCCGCGTGGTGAAGCCCGGCGGGCGCATCGCCATCCTCGAGCTGTCCGAGCCGCGCAAGGGATTGCTCGGCCCGCTGGCGCGCTTCCAGATTCGCACCGTGGTGCCCTTCATGGGCCGGCTGCTGTCCGGGGCTCGCGAGTACCGCTACCTGCAGCAGTCCATCGCCGACTTCCCCGCGCCCGAGGTGTTCGCCGGCCTCATGCGCGACTCGGGCCTCGAGGTGCTGCGCGTCACGCCGCTCACCTTCGGCGTGTGCACGCTGTACGTGGCCCGGCCCCGCTGA
- a CDS encoding Uma2 family endonuclease encodes MHPESDSPPESASEEARPAAPAPDVSGKPRRKATYADLEAVPSHRVAELVDGELYVSPRPPLLQALAKGALLGALDGPFDLGRGGPGGWLLLHEPELHLGEDVLVPDIAGWRRERMPVMPDVVGVTLAPDWVCEVLSHFTAVLDREKKMKVYAREGVRHVWLVDPLRQALEVYELNGGRWTPRGTHTGQAQVHAEPFTPLRLELGLLWRR; translated from the coding sequence ATGCACCCTGAATCCGACAGCCCTCCCGAGAGCGCCAGTGAAGAGGCACGTCCGGCAGCCCCTGCTCCGGACGTGAGCGGCAAGCCGAGACGCAAGGCGACCTACGCGGACCTGGAGGCGGTTCCCTCGCACCGTGTAGCGGAATTGGTGGACGGCGAGTTGTACGTGAGTCCCCGGCCCCCCTTGCTCCAGGCACTCGCGAAAGGGGCCCTGCTCGGTGCGCTTGATGGACCCTTCGACCTGGGAAGGGGAGGCCCGGGCGGCTGGCTGCTGCTCCACGAACCGGAACTGCACCTGGGCGAGGACGTGCTGGTACCGGACATCGCGGGCTGGCGCCGCGAGCGCATGCCGGTCATGCCCGATGTGGTGGGCGTCACCCTCGCGCCCGACTGGGTCTGCGAGGTCCTCTCCCACTTCACGGCGGTGCTGGACCGGGAGAAGAAGATGAAGGTCTACGCCCGAGAGGGCGTGCGCCACGTGTGGCTGGTGGACCCGCTGCGGCAGGCGCTGGAGGTTTACGAGCTGAACGGCGGCCGCTGGACGCCACGAGGCACGCACACCGGCCAGGCGCAAGTGCACGCCGAGCCCTTCACGCCCCTGCGCCTGGAACTGGGCCTGCTCTGGCGGCGCTGA
- a CDS encoding VOC family protein, translated as MPKAIPDGYHSLTPYLTLRDAAKAIEFYKVALGATELYRLPMPGGKVAHAELQIGTSRLMVADAMPDWGNKSAKDFGGSPMGLCVYTENVDALNERFLKAGGKQVRPLENQFYGDRTAQVEDPEGYKWTLAQHVEDVTPEEMQRRMEKMMGG; from the coding sequence ATGCCCAAGGCGATTCCGGACGGATACCACTCGCTGACGCCGTACCTCACGCTGCGCGACGCGGCGAAGGCGATCGAGTTCTACAAGGTGGCGCTCGGCGCGACGGAGCTGTACCGGCTGCCGATGCCGGGCGGGAAGGTGGCGCACGCGGAGCTGCAGATTGGCACCTCGCGGCTGATGGTGGCGGACGCGATGCCGGACTGGGGCAACAAGAGCGCGAAGGACTTTGGCGGCTCGCCCATGGGGCTGTGCGTGTACACGGAGAACGTGGACGCGCTCAACGAGCGCTTCCTGAAGGCGGGAGGCAAGCAGGTGCGGCCGCTGGAGAACCAGTTCTACGGGGACCGCACGGCGCAGGTGGAGGATCCCGAGGGCTACAAGTGGACGCTCGCGCAGCACGTGGAGGACGTGACGCCCGAGGAGATGCAGCGGCGCATGGAGAAGATGATGGGCGGGTAG
- a CDS encoding ankyrin repeat domain-containing protein has protein sequence MSKELFEAIEKHDVDGLARLLSQGADPNAPKAEWPQWLPLQAAVDELEEGGPVEALILLLRHGARVDDMGPDRTATPLLMAVFRRQLEAVRLLLAAGADPNYRGSEGDSPLRVCVELGEHAMAALLLCCGATRTIDEFGGLSGMSALGRAASRLDVPMIELLLRAGADPEASDLDRQRARERLPPRDSENQDTWDAAAALLAGRSRG, from the coding sequence ATGTCGAAAGAACTCTTCGAGGCCATCGAGAAGCATGATGTGGATGGACTGGCCAGGCTGTTGAGCCAGGGGGCCGATCCCAATGCGCCCAAGGCGGAGTGGCCCCAGTGGCTCCCCTTGCAGGCCGCCGTCGATGAATTGGAGGAGGGTGGCCCGGTCGAGGCACTCATTCTTCTGCTCCGTCATGGTGCGCGTGTTGACGACATGGGACCTGACCGGACCGCGACTCCCTTGCTCATGGCCGTCTTCCGGCGCCAGCTCGAAGCGGTGCGCCTCTTGCTGGCCGCGGGCGCGGACCCCAATTACAGGGGCAGCGAGGGGGATTCACCCCTGCGCGTCTGTGTGGAACTGGGTGAGCACGCCATGGCCGCCCTGCTCCTGTGCTGCGGAGCGACTCGCACCATCGACGAGTTCGGAGGTCTGAGCGGGATGTCGGCGCTTGGCCGCGCCGCGAGCCGGTTGGACGTTCCCATGATCGAACTGTTGCTCCGGGCCGGGGCGGATCCGGAGGCGAGCGACCTCGACAGGCAGAGGGCTCGGGAGCGCTTGCCGCCGCGAGACTCCGAGAACCAGGACACGTGGGATGCAGCGGCGGCCCTGCTCGCGGGCCGCTCGCGGGGTTGA
- a CDS encoding M16 family metallopeptidase, with product MTLPSRLRLLVAALLVAACTPPLVNGPGPSSPSSDAAPPPSAEAPAASSAPSAPSAPFTSVEGITEYRLDNGLRVLLFPDPTKPTVTVNVTYFVGSRHEGYGETGMAHLLEHLLFKGTPSTPNVPQALTQRGARPNGTTWLDRTNYYETLPSSDDNLRWALSFEADRMVNSFIAKKDLDSEMTVVRNELERGENDPSRILFQRVMSSAFSWHNYGKSTIGSRADLENVPIERLQAFYRKYYRPDNAMLVIAGAFEPQKALAEVRKTFGALPRPAEPLPVTYTEEPTQDGERLVTLRRVGDVSALAAVYHVPEGAHPDFAAIDVLTHILGNAPSGRLYKALVETKKASSAGASNFQLHDPGILAFTAEVREGQSLDAARDILVKTVEEAARAPFTQDEVDRAKTALLKYVELMLNDSESAAIQLSEWAAIGDWRLFFLHRDRIEAVTAADVSRVAQSYLKSSNRTLGQFIPTAKPDRSEMPVRVNMASMLEGYKGRGEVAVGEAFDPSPANIEQRVQRSQAAGLKLALLPKKTRGEMVNVTFNLRWGTEKAVWGRSEAADYAGMMLMRGTKKHTRQQLRDSFDKLKARVGVDGGTTGASVWIEAPRQNLPEVMKLVAEVLREPAFDAKEFALLKEERLAGLEAQRSEPNTQGRIAFSRALSPYPAGHPYYAETLDESLASVKATTLEQAQAFYREFYGASQGEFAAVGDFDAEALRTQVAELFGGWKSPAPYARIPAQPYKTGTQALMLETPDKANALFLAGQGLGLRDDSPDYPALVLGNFLLGGGFLNSRLATRVRQQDGLSYTVGSSLSAGSLDPVGSFSTYAIYAPQNAAKLETAVREELEKVLSQGFTADELEKARAGLLEYRRTGRSDDGGLARTLASYLYYGRTLEFDAAFEKRMSELKAEDVRTALSRYLDWKKVTVVKAGDFAGAEKKAKAPVATP from the coding sequence ATGACCCTCCCCTCCCGCTTGCGCCTCCTCGTCGCGGCCCTCCTCGTCGCGGCCTGTACTCCCCCGCTCGTCAATGGGCCGGGCCCCTCCTCGCCCTCCTCCGACGCCGCCCCTCCGCCCAGCGCCGAGGCCCCCGCTGCCTCCTCCGCTCCCTCCGCTCCCTCCGCTCCCTTCACCAGCGTCGAGGGCATCACCGAGTACCGGCTCGACAACGGCCTGCGCGTCCTCCTCTTCCCCGACCCCACCAAGCCCACCGTCACCGTCAACGTCACCTACTTCGTCGGCTCCCGCCACGAGGGCTACGGCGAGACGGGCATGGCCCACCTCCTCGAGCACCTCCTCTTCAAGGGCACCCCCTCCACCCCCAACGTGCCCCAGGCCCTCACCCAGCGCGGCGCCCGCCCCAATGGCACCACCTGGCTGGACCGCACCAACTACTACGAGACCCTCCCCTCCTCGGACGACAACCTCCGCTGGGCCCTCTCCTTCGAGGCCGACCGCATGGTCAACAGCTTCATCGCCAAGAAGGACCTCGACAGCGAGATGACCGTCGTGCGCAACGAGCTGGAGCGCGGCGAGAATGATCCCTCGCGCATCCTCTTCCAGCGCGTCATGAGCTCGGCCTTCTCGTGGCACAACTACGGCAAGTCCACCATCGGCTCCCGCGCGGACCTCGAGAACGTCCCCATCGAGCGCCTCCAGGCCTTCTACCGGAAGTACTACCGGCCCGATAACGCCATGCTCGTCATCGCCGGTGCCTTCGAGCCCCAGAAGGCCCTCGCCGAGGTGCGGAAGACCTTCGGCGCCCTGCCCCGTCCCGCCGAGCCCCTCCCCGTCACCTATACCGAGGAGCCCACCCAGGATGGTGAGCGGCTCGTCACCCTGCGCCGCGTGGGCGACGTGAGTGCCCTCGCCGCCGTCTACCACGTGCCCGAGGGCGCCCACCCCGACTTCGCCGCCATCGACGTGCTCACGCACATCCTCGGCAACGCCCCCTCCGGCCGCCTCTACAAGGCCCTCGTCGAGACGAAGAAGGCCTCCAGCGCCGGTGCCTCCAACTTCCAGCTCCACGACCCCGGCATCCTCGCCTTCACCGCCGAGGTCCGCGAGGGCCAGTCCCTCGACGCCGCCCGCGACATCCTCGTGAAGACCGTGGAAGAGGCCGCCCGCGCGCCCTTCACCCAGGACGAGGTGGACCGCGCCAAGACGGCGCTGCTCAAGTACGTGGAGCTCATGCTCAACGACTCGGAGAGCGCCGCCATCCAGCTCTCCGAGTGGGCCGCCATCGGCGACTGGCGCCTCTTCTTCCTCCACCGCGACCGGATCGAAGCCGTCACCGCCGCCGACGTCTCGCGCGTGGCCCAGAGCTACCTCAAGTCCTCCAACCGCACGCTCGGCCAGTTCATCCCCACCGCGAAGCCGGACCGCTCCGAGATGCCCGTGCGCGTGAACATGGCCTCCATGCTCGAGGGCTACAAGGGCCGGGGCGAGGTCGCCGTGGGCGAGGCCTTCGACCCGTCCCCCGCCAACATCGAGCAGCGCGTGCAGCGCTCGCAGGCCGCGGGCCTCAAGCTCGCCCTGCTGCCCAAGAAGACGCGCGGCGAGATGGTCAACGTCACCTTCAACCTGCGCTGGGGCACCGAGAAGGCCGTCTGGGGCCGCTCGGAGGCCGCCGACTACGCCGGCATGATGCTCATGCGCGGCACGAAGAAGCACACCCGCCAGCAGTTGCGCGACAGCTTCGACAAGCTCAAGGCCCGCGTGGGCGTGGACGGCGGCACCACCGGCGCGAGTGTCTGGATCGAAGCGCCGCGCCAGAACCTCCCCGAGGTGATGAAGCTGGTGGCCGAGGTGCTGCGCGAGCCGGCCTTCGACGCCAAGGAGTTCGCGCTGCTCAAGGAGGAGCGGCTGGCCGGACTGGAGGCCCAGCGCAGCGAGCCCAACACGCAGGGCCGCATCGCCTTCTCGCGCGCGCTGTCCCCCTACCCCGCCGGGCACCCGTACTACGCGGAGACGTTGGATGAGTCGCTCGCCAGCGTGAAGGCCACCACCCTGGAGCAGGCCCAGGCCTTCTACCGCGAGTTCTACGGCGCCTCGCAGGGCGAGTTCGCCGCGGTGGGTGACTTCGACGCCGAGGCCCTGCGCACGCAGGTGGCCGAGCTGTTCGGCGGCTGGAAGAGCCCGGCGCCGTATGCGCGCATCCCGGCGCAGCCGTACAAGACGGGCACGCAGGCGTTGATGCTCGAGACGCCGGACAAGGCCAACGCGCTGTTCCTCGCGGGCCAGGGGCTGGGCCTGCGCGACGACAGCCCGGACTACCCGGCGCTGGTGCTCGGCAACTTCCTGCTCGGCGGCGGCTTCCTCAACTCGCGGCTCGCCACGCGCGTGCGCCAGCAGGACGGCCTGTCCTATACGGTGGGCAGCTCGTTGAGCGCGGGCTCGTTGGATCCGGTGGGCTCGTTCTCCACGTACGCCATCTACGCGCCGCAGAACGCGGCGAAGCTGGAGACGGCGGTGCGCGAGGAGCTGGAGAAGGTGCTGAGCCAGGGCTTCACCGCGGACGAGCTGGAGAAGGCCCGGGCGGGCCTGCTGGAGTACCGGCGCACGGGCCGCTCGGATGACGGGGGCCTGGCGCGCACGCTGGCGTCGTACCTGTACTACGGGCGCACGCTGGAGTTCGACGCGGCCTTCGAGAAGCGCATGAGCGAGCTCAAGGCCGAGGACGTGCGCACGGCGCTCTCGCGCTACCTGGACTGGAAGAAGGTGACGGTGGTCAAGGCCGGCGACTTCGCGGGAGCGGAGAAGAAGGCCAAGGCCCCCGTGGCCACGCCGTAG